One Gemmatimonadota bacterium genomic window, AAACGCGATTTCTCCGCCGAGCAACTCGGCAAATGGGGATCAGAATTTCTTCCGGGCATGGAGGCGATTCGCAAATTGGTCTATGCTTTTTATACTAAAGATTTCAGTTTTGCCAAATTTTTAAAATCGCATCCGGAATGTATAGATGGCATTATCAATATTTTAAAAGGCAATGTCTATCGCGAGGATGTCACTCCTATTTTTGAACCTATGGGACAAATGTGCGATCTGCCCGAGACTGTGGATCACTACGCTGAGGTATCTGCTTAAACGGGATTGCTGTATATGCGAATTGCTTATATTGCCGCAGGTGCGGCGGGCATGTATTGTGGCAGTTGTATTCACGACAATGCGCTGGCCTCTGCGCTTCAGCGCAAGGGAATAGATTTCGCGCTTATTCCGACGTACACACCGCTGCGGACCGATGAACCGGGCGCGAGTATTGATCGAGTGTTTTACGGCGGCGTAAATGTTTATCTCCAGCAGAAAATGGGTATTTTTCGGCACACGCCCTCTTTTGTCGATAGATTATTGAATAGCCGAGCACTGCTCAATAGTCTCGCCCGTTTTAGTGGATCAACGCGTGCGGAAGACCTCGGCGCGCTCACTGTATCGGTTTTAGAGGGGGAAGATGGCGCACAAAAAAAAGAACTCGCAAAGCTGGTGCGCTGGTTGAAAGAGGATTTTAGACCAGATCTTGTGCAATTGACCAATTCGATGTTTTTGGGCATGGCGAGAGAAATGAAACGGGAACTCGGTATTCCCGTTTTGTGCTCTCTGCAAGGGGAAGATATTTTCCTCGAAGGATTGATAGAACCGTATAAATCGGAGGCGCGGCAGTGCTTGCGAGATCGAGCAAGAGATGTCGATGGATTTGTAGCCACTTGTGATTATTATGCCGATTTTATGGCTGGTTATCTCGATGTACCGCGCAATCGCATTCACGTTGCGTCTTTGGGTATCAAATTAGACGGACATGGAGAAAGCGATGTAAAGCCAGACCCGTTGCCTTTTGCGATTGGTTATCTCGCTCGCATATGTCCCGAGAAGGGGTTGCATGCGCTGGTTGATGCGTTTCATCAATTGGCAGAACAAGTCGGCAAGGAGAATGTAAAACTCAGTGTTGCCGGTTATCTCGGACAAAGAGATGCGCCGTATTTTCAGCACGTATGCGAACAAGTCGCATCCCGGGGACTTTCCGATGTTTTTGATTATCGCGGGGAAGTCAATCGAGAAGAAAAAATTGCATTCCTGAATAGCATCCATATCTTGTCCGTGCCTACGCCTTATAAAGAACCCAAAGGGCTATCGTTGCTCGAAGCTATGGCCAATGGCGTTCCCGTTGTTCAGCCCCGGCACGGTATTTTTCCAGAATGGATTGAAAAAACGGGTGGGGGAATTCTGGTAGAGCCAGATTCTTCAGAGGCACTGGCGGCAGGGTTGCTGCGGATGATGAACGACAAAGAGGGGCGGGAGGCGATGGGGCAAAAAGGGAAAGAAGCTGTACATCAAAATTTTAGCGACGACGATATGGCGGAAGCAACACTGGCGGTATATCGTCAGTATGTGACGGATTCAACTTAACACGGGGGGGCAAATGCCGACTTCATCTTCTGGACTTACGTGGTTGATTTTTGCGTTGTTGACTGTGGGCGCGTGGGGTTTGTACGGGATTTTTCTGCACACCGGGCAGATCGCTATGGGCGATCCCGAAAATGGACGCTATAAGGCGTTTCTGTTTGTGGGTATTGCCTATCTTGTGACGGCTGTTATTGGATCTCTCATCGTGCTGGCGATCAACGGGTCGGACTGGTCATTTCCGACAAAGGGGCTGACCTGGTCGCTGCTGGCTGGTACTGTGGGTGCTATTGGCGCGTTTGGTGTGCTCCTCGCCTTTGGTGCAAAGGGGACGCCGCCCGTGGTTATGTCCATTGTTTTTGCTGGCGCGCCTATGGTCAATGCCGTCGTATCCCTCATCTTGCATCCGCCAGCAGGTGGGTGGGGCGGTTTGAACTGGCAATTTGTGTTGGGCATTATACTGGCCGCGCTGGGAGGTTGTCTGGTGACCTTATTTAAACCTTCGTCTTGATTGAGCACTATGCACAGTGAATTTCACACCACTCGCAGGGTAGAATTTTCCGATACGGACATGGCCGGGATTGTACACTTTTCCCGGTTTTTTGTCTTTATGGAAGCGGCCGAGCACGCTTTCTTGCGCGCGTTGGGGACGAGTGTTTCAACAGAATGGGATGGAAATAAAATTGGATGGCCGAGGTTGGAGGCGACGTGTACATATCTCAGTCCGGTCGTATTTGAAGATGTGCTGGATATTCATCTGAAGGTGATACGCAAGGGCACAAAATCGCTGACCTATCGGTTTGATTTTTTTCGCGGAGAGACGGCGATTGCCAGTGGAGAATTGAGTACGGTATGTTGTATATGCAATCCCGGCGAAAAAATCAGGTCCATACCGATTCCAGATTTTATTGCGGATCAAATACAGGTCTCGGAATAGTATATCTAAGAGGTCCAGAATGGCACTAAAAGTTGAGCAGCTTTCTAAACACTTCGGCGATGTAAATGTTCTGCAGAATATATCCTTTGAAATGGCGGCGGGGCAATCGCTGAGTGTTATGGGACCTTCGGGGTCGGGGAAAAGCACCTTGTTGCATGTGCTGGGTACGCTGGACCGACCATCTGAGGGTAGCCTCAAAATTGAGGGAGAGGATCCCTTTGCATTATCTGAAATCGAACTCGCGCGGTTTAGAAATCAGGGGATTGGATTTGTGTTTCAAGAGCACCATCTTTTGCCGCAATATTCGGTTCTGGAAAATGTTTTGATTCCGACGCTGGCATTTAAAAATGGCGATGCGCGAGACCGCGCCCGAGAGATTATTGATCGCGTGGGCTTGTCGCATCGCATTGATCACCGGCCCGCTGAATTATCCGGCGGCGAGCGACAGCGCACAGCTGTTGCGCGTGCCCTCATCAATTCCCCAGCATTGCTCTTGTGCGACGAACCAACGGGTAGCCTGGATGGGGCGCGAGCAGAAGAAATAGCCGATCTGCTGTTTGAATTGCACAAGCGAGAAAATAATATTCTGATCTGCGCGACGCACAGCTCGGTACTCGCTCATCGCTTTGAGCGGCGGTTTGATCTACAGGGGGGAACGTGCGTCGAAGTCTGATCTATTTCTGGCGAATTAATCTGGCTGTTATGCTCGGCGTGGCAGTGGCGACAGCTGTTCTGACAGGTGCTTTGATCGTGGGTGA contains:
- a CDS encoding glycosyltransferase family 4 protein, yielding MRIAYIAAGAAGMYCGSCIHDNALASALQRKGIDFALIPTYTPLRTDEPGASIDRVFYGGVNVYLQQKMGIFRHTPSFVDRLLNSRALLNSLARFSGSTRAEDLGALTVSVLEGEDGAQKKELAKLVRWLKEDFRPDLVQLTNSMFLGMAREMKRELGIPVLCSLQGEDIFLEGLIEPYKSEARQCLRDRARDVDGFVATCDYYADFMAGYLDVPRNRIHVASLGIKLDGHGESDVKPDPLPFAIGYLARICPEKGLHALVDAFHQLAEQVGKENVKLSVAGYLGQRDAPYFQHVCEQVASRGLSDVFDYRGEVNREEKIAFLNSIHILSVPTPYKEPKGLSLLEAMANGVPVVQPRHGIFPEWIEKTGGGILVEPDSSEALAAGLLRMMNDKEGREAMGQKGKEAVHQNFSDDDMAEATLAVYRQYVTDST
- a CDS encoding acyl-CoA thioesterase, with protein sequence MHSEFHTTRRVEFSDTDMAGIVHFSRFFVFMEAAEHAFLRALGTSVSTEWDGNKIGWPRLEATCTYLSPVVFEDVLDIHLKVIRKGTKSLTYRFDFFRGETAIASGELSTVCCICNPGEKIRSIPIPDFIADQIQVSE
- a CDS encoding ABC transporter ATP-binding protein; translated protein: MALKVEQLSKHFGDVNVLQNISFEMAAGQSLSVMGPSGSGKSTLLHVLGTLDRPSEGSLKIEGEDPFALSEIELARFRNQGIGFVFQEHHLLPQYSVLENVLIPTLAFKNGDARDRAREIIDRVGLSHRIDHRPAELSGGERQRTAVARALINSPALLLCDEPTGSLDGARAEEIADLLFELHKRENNILICATHSSVLAHRFERRFDLQGGTCVEV